The segment AAATAGTTGATCTTTGTTTGGAGAGAGGGAAATCACGAGTTCTACCATTCGACAAGTAAGCGTTGCATTGAATTTGCATGCAATTTGTCTTTTGGTTGAAACAATCCATTAGCTTTTTATTAGAACAAAGAAGAGATGGAACGGAAGGGAGAGAGAATGAAGAAACAACTACAGAAAACTTGCATAAGGGGGGAACAATTAAAGATGTAAAATGTAATTTgtaaacaatttgcaagttcttAGCCCTCTAAACCAATCTCAATTCATAAATTTAACCTAACATCATGCCAAAAGTACAACACAAGGCGTACATGTAGAGGAGTATAATTTACCCTCAAAATTGTTATCATGTCACAGACCAGTTGCtgaaaaaactcaagttatttGCCCTCTAAACCAACCTcaattcataaatttaaaacctaGCATCAGGCCACAAGTACCTTATACCAACCAAGGTCGCCATCTTTAATTTACACTTCAACTACCGTTACATATGTACACAGCTAGACAGCCTCCATTGTTCTTAATCCTATCTGTCCATCTCTACAACGGTGAGAAAGCTCATGGAATTGTAACCGGGAGTTTCCACCTTCAGGGTGAAGCAAACATGCCACAGATCAGACATCATTTGGATATGCAGAAAACTAGGTGCCCCAACTAAAACAGGCTCCCGTGACGACGCGCGCcccaaaactaaacaaatttatcattttaatccaaaattctCCAACCTTTCCAGAGAACACGATTCACGAGTTTCTTGATGGTAAGGCACGGTGTGTTTGCCTTGCTGAACCATTCACTGCCTCATTTATCCTACTGAACACTAGTTTGAGGGGGATACAAGCTATAACAGGACCCTCGGGCTTCTCCACCACCAGTTTTCTATCTTCTACTCTTTTCCCTGTCAAAGAAGACAGTTTCCGAATCTTTTTAGAAAGCAACCCACATTTCcttaatttgtgtgattttcTTGGTGAAGATCTTGGTTTCATTGTCATACGCCTGGCAGGTGTCCTACCAGCCTCTATATTTCGCATAGCCGCATAACCCAGTTTGGGAGTTTCCCCTTCCTTAACATGAGTTGTATCCCTTTCATTACTACCAAGCATCAGATCAGAATAGCCATCATCTAGATTCTCAATTGTTAAAGGGTGACCGACAATGGCTTTACCATTCAATTTACTCATTAGAGAAACCAACGGAACATGCTGCTGCCGGTAGTTGCGTTGAACCTTGATCTCAACATTAAATAGTTTTGAACACGAGGAGAAGTTTCTTCCAGGAAAATCTGATGTCTGATATCTGGAATTAACCATGAAGCGTGATTGACGGTATGGAAGTGACCTTTGAGGCACAGACAACTCCACCGTTGCCGCCCTCATACCTTCCCCATGAGAAGAAGACTTGCTCTGGTCCTGAACAGCATCCACATGGTATTCAGAAAACGGTTCGGATTTACCTCCACCACAATCAACTTTCTGATCAGGACCCTGACGGAATCCATCCAAGTGCTCCATACCTGCCAAGTAAGCATTGGGTTCATCATCCATGTCATCTTTTCTTGAGTCTTGCTTTCTATTTTTACTTGTGTGTCTTGAATTCCTCTTTCCTTTTAACTGCCACTTTGAAGCACCTTTCTCTATCCTCTGGCTGAAATTATTATAAACACAGGCAGCTGCCAGACTAGTAGAACCAGATTCGTTGCATGCTTCATTTTTCAACAATACAGCTTCTGCTTGACTGCTTTGACTAAATTGCTTCCCCAATCCACCAATTTGATGCTTTCCAGGTGAACAGGACACAAGTATTGGAGAAAAACCTggagatcaaaatgaaaaatcagaaCAAGTAAAAAATTCCTCCACAATGGTTGGGCTATCCTAAATCTATTAAACAAAGAAATACAACAGTCTGCTCAAAACAGACACGTAAATAGAATATATACAAACATTAGACAAATAGGACTCCAAGCCAGTTATGTCCCAATGTTTTCAGTTATGCTACTAAAGACATCAGACAACATATGCACAGGAGGAAATACAAGATGAACAGAGAAGGCTACATGCTTTGAAGTTTTAAATGTCCTAATCAACTACCTGTAGAGTGTTTTTCCTCCCCAACAAATGGCACATCAAATAACCTGTCCACAGAAATGTTCTCAGCTGGCCTGGATATGCTGGAAAtatctttttccttcttcaacTTGTAATTAATGAGAGCAGCATCATAAGCATGATCAGAAGACTTTGATGAGCTACCATTCTCACAAGAAACTCCATAACTGTCTGAGTTATTATTGGTTGCAACGGAACAGTCTTTTCTAGACCCATTTGATTCTATTCCAGAAATCTTACTGTCAGATAATCCCGGAAGAGGCAAGCTACTTGGACTGGAAAGATGGTCACAAATAACTGGAACACACACCATGGCCGTACTCTCTAAAACTTTTGTCAATGGCCGGTGacgattttttcttttcaagagcTCATTAACATTTGCTACTTGAgacctttttcttttcagtaaCAAGTTATAACCTTTGCTACCATTTACAGGACAGATATTATGCATACAATTCCCGGTGTTTGAATCTCCTACACCAATTCCAAGATCCTCAAGTCCTCTCATTCGCTTAATTCCTTCTGTTCCATCATCCTCAGAATCATTTGGGGTTCTTCTCCTCTTTCCTGGCAAAGACTGCATCTTACAAGCACCATTATAATTTGGCTCCTCAGAGGATGTACCAGACTCTGATAATTCTGGTGCTAAATCTGAACCCAAGCCTGAATCAGCATCCAAACCAGAATCTGAATCTGCATCCATGTCTGAATTGTCTTCAGAATAACTATCCCCATCAGTCATATCACCATCTTCTTTTCCAGAAAAAGACATGCTTGATTCTTTGGCTGAACTACCATGCTCTTCACCCAAATTATCACTTCTAGAGAAGAAGTCCAGTTGATCCCTGCCTAGGCGAGCATTCTCAATCTCTAAGGCGTGGAGAATGGCATCTTCTCTCCGAGCATATTTCACAGCTCTCTTATTACCATTAGCAGCGGAAGTCTTTGCCTTTTCAATGCATTCATCATATTCCCCACATCGAAATGCCTTCACCCTCTTCGACTTTTCAAGATTATACCAATCCCTAAACCAACAAAATAAAGCATCTGTTACACAAAAATCAACCATATGTGAAgagaaaattttatatttgaatgttACTTAAGAATGCAAAGTCTCAAGAGAACAAAACTTTACACATCagctgcaaaataaaataaaataaataacacaaaaactGTTATGCACAAGCACTGTTCCAACTTGGTACTTTCTATTCCAACATCAGTCATGACAAACATGCAGCATATAACAGACACAATGGACAATCTTCATATGCACATATTTATATGACTGTTTAAGCATCTCAAGAAACTAAACTCAGTTCAAAAGCTGCAGAAACTCAGCCAACTTCCATTAATACCTCATATAACAGGTATCCAGATGCAAGAGAGCAATAAAACTTTTGAGCCAACATTTTTACTTGCATAGGAGCAGAAATCTCATCAGCCTCAGGCTTCAGCAATCCACATCATAAACAACTAAAATAGTGCAGTTAGGTATTACAGATCAATCCTCAGAATGTCCTCCTGCATGATCATCCAGCCAGCACTACTAACTCTTTACTTTGACTAGAATTGACAGATATTATTTTCTGAAGTGGTGATCCATCTAATGATACCTAACTCCCACACAAATGCcacaaaaaacaataagaaggTACAATAATAAGTAAAAGATGCCTGTCTTCCACCTAAGAAACACGTGGAGTTCGAATCCCAACATATATGTGCCTCTGATAACGATATCATATAACACTCTTTCTTATCAAACCTAAGGCTCTCCTGCTTCACTAGATATTATCACAAGAAACAATAGAAACCATAAATCTATTAAGCTAAAAAGTGaccgagaaaaaaaataattgagtgaCAAACACGCAGTACTTGGATGAACTGATAAGAAAAGATTTTGACAATGCAGACTCTATAGaatatcaaatctaacaaagGAAAAGACAGGGAAGTTAGATAATAAAAAGGCACAAGAGATCTTTTtcacttaaatttcttctaatactTCTTGTTCCTGGAAATGGAGTCATTAACTAgcaaattttttgtttattagaatGCACCACATGCATGTAAGGTTGAAAACATTTTGTTTCCAATAGAGAATTTGGATGAACTCAACACATAATGTTTCCATGCTTTTATGCTACAGGCAATTTCTGTATGGTTTAGAATGGGGGGGATATGTCCCTACTTTTTGGATACAAAACTTGCTCCAACCTGAAAACACAGAACTCAATCTTGTCTTTTCAAAACACACACTAACTGTAAAGAAAAGACCAATCAAAATGGGCAAAAAAACTAGAGCTGTCTTCCCTAAAATTAAACCATGGCAGCAACAAGCTATGAAGATGGACAAAACCTCAGTTCAGAAAAGTTTGCAAGGAACCACGGGACAAAGCACAAAAATAGTACAACAGTGTTTCAGAAAGAAAGATCTATTTATAGAtctcaaaaaacacaaaagaaatattGTTCTGGCATAACAGCACAGAAAACATATGCACGCCTCACAATTTGCAGAGGCATGAATTTTAGTGTGGTAGTATATTAAGAAAAGTACTGGATCAGCAGCTGAGTGGTGGCACCACAGCCAATGATGATGAAAGCAGTGTAGTGATGTTAGAAGTAGAAAATATGTTATTAAGAAAGATGGATAGGATTTAGCAGCTGCAAAAACAGGAAGATGGAGGAATCAAACTATAGCATAATCAGGCACATCTTAAACTAATATCAGATCAAATAAACAGCAATGAGGAGGTGACAGTTTTGGTGGCAGCTATGCAGATGCACGCTTATGAAATGAATTAACACACTCTCATTCTTATAACCCCCTGAATAAGAGAGCTTATACCTTTCCATTTTTCATAAGTTGTTCCCAGTCATGCCAAGCTACCAGCCACCAGAGGTTTCATATAAAAACCCAACACCAATTAACATGAACCTTATGATACAGAACAGACTAGAAAAGAACCATTTCAGAACAGAGAAAAATGTATTAAGAAGCAACAGCAGACATGCAAACAaatcttgaagaagaagaagaaaaacacccATTTGGGCATATATACAAGCTTGAAACCAACCTCGAAATCCGGTTTTTACCATAAAACTAAAACCATCGAGAAAAATCGCAATAACAATCCACAGAAGCATCAAAACCAGGAAAAAGAGCTGTAAAGTATAAACTCAAGAAACTGCAATGTATCAATTATCTATCTCATAAGCCAGGTAGCATTAGCAAAACTGCAACAGATCAATGCACATAAGTCTCCCGGGCCCTCACAAACCACCGGCAATTAGAAAAGATAGTACATCAAGAGATGTTAATGGGCACTTACACACTGGCATCCTCGCGGCCAAGAAGTTTAACAGGAGTGCCTGATCTTGGCGAGACCAAACTACCCTCAGAAATCTCATCGAGACCCACAATCCGACCCGGCCACCATGAGCCGTTTCTCCGGCGGACCCAAACTAAAGCACCCACAGATGCATCAATGGCTTTGGTGTTGATGTTGTTGATATTACAGTTGGGGTCAGCAGAGCTACTACCCATTTCAGAAACCCCAACTCAGTCTTTCCAGacccaaaaacaaacaaaaaaatcaaagagaaaagtCTAGTAAATCAATCAAAAGCCAGTATTTTGAAGAGAACCCAGGAGCCAAAACCAGCTACAAAGGTCGGTTTCATGGAGAAATGCTTATAAACCCTTTAAAACCCGTAGCCCAAAAGAAACAAACAGCCAAAAACATTGcagcaaaaagaaagaatacCCAGGAAGACAAAACCCCAAATAAACCTTGGATTGAAGGGTTTTATACAGAAAGGGATCTGGAGAAGGAGATCTGGAAGGGCTTTCGGTTTTGGTGTTTGccgttgctgttgctgttgctgttgttcAAAAACCAGACAGTGTTTTAAGGTTTCCTCTTCTTGATtgtaatttagcttttttttattataataattattgctTAGATTTTGTCTGAAACAtatcaaattaagttttttttctttttgcagtGTGTGTGCCAGTaaaagagagtgagagagaagaagagttgctgtttggattaaaataaaataaaaaagagtaccttttgtatatttttttgctgATAGAAataggagaggagagagagaagcgCGCATTTGTgcgtttgtgtgtgtgtgtttttcatttgaaaagagTGGGGGAGGAAAGAAAGTTACGAGAATAAAGACACTCGAGTGTTTAGCATTACCATAGATTTGCTGTGGATCgataaatttttgtaataaaaaaatatatatatatataaactttttaaatgtgttttatttaaaaaaatatttataaattaaaaaatatacgcatgcatttaattaaatacattaagaactaattaaatacattaaaaactaTTTGTGTTTAATAAGTATAAAACACAAAGTGTTAACATATCTATTTAACTTGCTTCGCTCTAAGtcgaataaattttttttctaacatgaaagaattaatatgtatgtattaataatatattttttaaataaaaaatataaccgtgaaacaaaatatcaatattacatatattaaaatataataataataatatgcgttgataaaaacaagtaaaaactcaaaataattttagtgtagtagaagaataaaataatgttgcaattgctataataaaacatcattttcttagtatttgtataatgatttttcaaatataataaagataagaacaaaaaaaatgtataatagACAAAGTTTCgagtgataaatattcaaaatgtaaaaaataaaaaataataattttttcaaaaataaatgtaaagaaaaataaacatcacATAAAAacgaagataagaaaaaaaacaggtgATAAATAgaccaaatataaaatgataaaaataccaagtataaacaaaaaaaataagaaaaacatgttttttaaaaaacaaaaacctaaaaatcacaattttgccattattatagtgaaaaaattgacaaattttataattataccaTTTCGGTAGGAAAACACAATTTCTTTTAGTGTATGTATAATAATGTagggttatttttaaaagtttaatatatatatatatatatatatatatggcataAAAGGAATAAGCAATTAAACTTGCCAAATGATTTTAGATCTCTATAGTTTGAAAAACTACCGAACCATCATGAAGATCTCCACTTGCAAATTACAATTTCTTTACCAGgtaaccaaatattttatttaagggCCAGATTAGTTGCTTTTTCTTTAACCTGGTGATTAGATTTGTGAGATTTTAACATGGTCATTCTTTGGATggagtaattttatattttttctttttcggtAAATAAAATGGATGCACATTAACTTACCATATATTTCATATCCATTTTTCTTGTTCATATATATCtccaatcaaatataaatactttgttttttaaaaaataaacaataaacaataaacaataaaacttgaaaatgagATAAATGAGTTTTATCCGTAGTCTATTTGAAAATGTAGCtgcgattgcttttcaaaatactttttatgccaaaatgtatcaaaattatgtttttatattttttttaaattattttttagatcatcatattaaattgatttaaaatataaaaaaaattattaatagtgaaagaaactaaatattatatttgtaaGAGAAACTAAATGTCATATTTGagtaaataataaattgtaaGAGAAACtaaatgttttattaatatcaaaatgattcattttttagtaaataataaattgtaaGAGAAACTTtaatatcaaaacgattcattttttagtaaataataaattgtaaGAGAAACTAAATGTCATATTTGTAAgtgaaagaattattttatttttatattaataatgttGGAGAGATCTACTCTTAAGTTCCACGTAAGCTTGCGAACACATTCACATGCTTACATATGTACTCCGTAATTCAAAAAACCTAATGGATGAAATTATTGGTTCATTCTTGCTTATTGCATCATATTAATTAACATTaagctaaaattaaattataaaaacctaAAGTTCGAGGAGAAGTTAACATGAtagtattataataatataatgataaaattgaccttaaattataaaatctttaaGCTAGACATCCAGGCAAGAAAGTCATTCCATTATGATATAATTGCTATTTTCATATCTTTTagttattgaattgttttattatttttttttcatactaaaATTACTTAGTTacccctaaaataaaaaataaataaacttacattcatgggcttttcagttttttatattttttaaagtagtaATGATTTAATTACCTTTAAACTTAAATTTTCCTAAACTTTCTTTAAGgagctttttcatcttttcttcatggtttctttattaatatcaaattaaaagccAAACTAACTTAGGGGtacttttttatgttaataaatgtttaatattttttaaaaaaactttgttgAAAAGGATGTGTGAGGTCATTCAATCACCAAAAGTTATCTTTTATAGTAGGGTTTGAAAGGTCTCGACATTCCCTCcatgatatgttaatattt is part of the Populus nigra chromosome 8, ddPopNigr1.1, whole genome shotgun sequence genome and harbors:
- the LOC133702159 gene encoding uncharacterized protein At1g51745-like isoform X2, coding for MRFLRVVWSRQDQALLLNFLAARMPVYALFCWFRDWYNLEKSKRVKAFRCGEYDECIEKAKTSAANGNKRAVKYARREDAILHALEIENARLGRDQLDFFSRSDNLGEEHGSSAKESSMSFSGKEDGDMTDGDSYSEDNSDMDADSDSGLDADSGLGSDLAPELSESGTSSEEPNYNGACKMQSLPGKRRRTPNDSEDDGTEGIKRMRGLEDLGIGVGDSNTGNCMHNICPVNGSKGYNLLLKRKRSQVANVNELLKRKNRHRPLTKVLESTAMVCVPVICDHLSSPSSLPLPGLSDSKISGIESNGSRKDCSVATNNNSDSYGVSCENGSSSKSSDHAYDAALINYKLKKEKDISSISRPAENISVDRLFDVPFVGEEKHSTGFSPILVSCSPGKHQIGGLGKQFSQSSQAEAVLLKNEACNESGSTSLAAACVYNNFSQRIEKGASKWQLKGKRNSRHTSKNRKQDSRKDDMDDEPNAYLAGMEHLDGFRQGPDQKVDCGGGKSEPFSEYHVDAVQDQSKSSSHGEGMRAATVELSVPQRSLPYRQSRFMVNSRYQTSDFPGRNFSSCSKLFNVEIKVQRNYRQQHVPLVSLMSKLNGKAIVGHPLTIENLDDGYSDLMLGSNERDTTHVKEGETPKLGYAAMRNIEAGRTPARRMTMKPRSSPRKSHKLRKCGLLSKKIRKLSSLTGKRVEDRKLVVEKPEGPVIACIPLKLVFSRINEAVNGSARQTHRALPSRNS
- the LOC133702159 gene encoding uncharacterized protein At1g51745-like isoform X1 produces the protein MGSSSADPNCNINNINTKAIDASVGALVWVRRRNGSWWPGRIVGLDEISEGSLVSPRSGTPVKLLGREDASVDWYNLEKSKRVKAFRCGEYDECIEKAKTSAANGNKRAVKYARREDAILHALEIENARLGRDQLDFFSRSDNLGEEHGSSAKESSMSFSGKEDGDMTDGDSYSEDNSDMDADSDSGLDADSGLGSDLAPELSESGTSSEEPNYNGACKMQSLPGKRRRTPNDSEDDGTEGIKRMRGLEDLGIGVGDSNTGNCMHNICPVNGSKGYNLLLKRKRSQVANVNELLKRKNRHRPLTKVLESTAMVCVPVICDHLSSPSSLPLPGLSDSKISGIESNGSRKDCSVATNNNSDSYGVSCENGSSSKSSDHAYDAALINYKLKKEKDISSISRPAENISVDRLFDVPFVGEEKHSTGFSPILVSCSPGKHQIGGLGKQFSQSSQAEAVLLKNEACNESGSTSLAAACVYNNFSQRIEKGASKWQLKGKRNSRHTSKNRKQDSRKDDMDDEPNAYLAGMEHLDGFRQGPDQKVDCGGGKSEPFSEYHVDAVQDQSKSSSHGEGMRAATVELSVPQRSLPYRQSRFMVNSRYQTSDFPGRNFSSCSKLFNVEIKVQRNYRQQHVPLVSLMSKLNGKAIVGHPLTIENLDDGYSDLMLGSNERDTTHVKEGETPKLGYAAMRNIEAGRTPARRMTMKPRSSPRKSHKLRKCGLLSKKIRKLSSLTGKRVEDRKLVVEKPEGPVIACIPLKLVFSRINEAVNGSARQTHRALPSRNS
- the LOC133702159 gene encoding uncharacterized protein At1g51745-like isoform X3; the encoded protein is MRDWYNLEKSKRVKAFRCGEYDECIEKAKTSAANGNKRAVKYARREDAILHALEIENARLGRDQLDFFSRSDNLGEEHGSSAKESSMSFSGKEDGDMTDGDSYSEDNSDMDADSDSGLDADSGLGSDLAPELSESGTSSEEPNYNGACKMQSLPGKRRRTPNDSEDDGTEGIKRMRGLEDLGIGVGDSNTGNCMHNICPVNGSKGYNLLLKRKRSQVANVNELLKRKNRHRPLTKVLESTAMVCVPVICDHLSSPSSLPLPGLSDSKISGIESNGSRKDCSVATNNNSDSYGVSCENGSSSKSSDHAYDAALINYKLKKEKDISSISRPAENISVDRLFDVPFVGEEKHSTGFSPILVSCSPGKHQIGGLGKQFSQSSQAEAVLLKNEACNESGSTSLAAACVYNNFSQRIEKGASKWQLKGKRNSRHTSKNRKQDSRKDDMDDEPNAYLAGMEHLDGFRQGPDQKVDCGGGKSEPFSEYHVDAVQDQSKSSSHGEGMRAATVELSVPQRSLPYRQSRFMVNSRYQTSDFPGRNFSSCSKLFNVEIKVQRNYRQQHVPLVSLMSKLNGKAIVGHPLTIENLDDGYSDLMLGSNERDTTHVKEGETPKLGYAAMRNIEAGRTPARRMTMKPRSSPRKSHKLRKCGLLSKKIRKLSSLTGKRVEDRKLVVEKPEGPVIACIPLKLVFSRINEAVNGSARQTHRALPSRNS